The genomic DNA GGTCATCAAGGGAGAGGTTGTGCATTCGGTTATTTTCCCTGGAGTAGTCGTCGAAGAGGGAGCAAGGGTCTCAGATTCCATCATCTTCAACGATTCGGTCATCGGTGAGAAAGCCCAGGTTTCTCTGAGCATTCTCGACAAGAGGGTTATGGTTGGGAAAGGAGCAGTGGTGGGCTATGGAGATGATTTGACGCCGAACAGTGCTCGTCCGGACCTCCTTGACTGGGGGGTGAATCTCGTGGGGAAAGGAAGCGTTATCCCAGAGGGGTTCGTCATTCATAGGAACTGCCTCGTGGGGATTGGGGTAGGAAGAGATCGGTTTGAAGGTATGAGGGAACTGAAAAGCGGTTCAGTCATAGTATAACTTGTGATTGGGGGTTTTTAGCTTGCTTCTTGGTGTTCTCCTTGCCGTTTTGGTACTCTACGGGCTTCTCCTTTTCTGGGTGCTCAATGAGCGACTTAAGGAAGTGCATCACTTGCTGCGCTCCTTGCTCAAAAGGATAGAGCGTATGGAGAAGGGGGCTCAGCGTAGAGAAAGGGGGGAAGAAGAAGAGGGTGTTACCGAAGAGCGTTTCCCCCTATACATGTTAGAAAGTGAAACTTCAAAGAAGGAAGGAGAATGAGAATGAGGATGAAAACTTGGAAACTTCTCTTCGTGGTGTTTTTACTCCTTGTGGTGTGGAAGGCAGCCCTTGCTGAAGAAGTTACTCCTTCGGCCTCTCCTGAAGCTCAGGAAACAGAGCGCAAGATTGTTGCCGAAGTGAACGGTGAACCTATATACCTTGAGGATCTTGAAAGGATATGGAATAACCTTCCTGAAGCTTACCGAACCCAGTTTCCCGGTGGAATGAGAGACCTCCTTGAGCAGTTTATTCGCCAGCTCCTGCTCCTTCAGGAAGCCCGCAGAATTGGACTCGATTCGGATCCCCAAGTCTTGCAGCAAATAGAAGAGGCTAAGAAGCAGATTCTCATCCGGGAAATCATTAAGCGGGAGATCATAGACAAAGTCCAGGTGAGTGAGGAAGAGATACAGAAGGAGTACAATGAGAATCCCACCCAGTACACAGAACCCGAGCAGGTGAAGGCAAAGCACATCATGGTGAGTTCCAAGGAAAAGGCAGAGGAAATTCTCGCTGAACTCCAGACTGGACGACCCTTTGAAGAGGTAGCAAGGGAGAAGTCGGAGTCTCCTGACGCCCTGAGCGGGGGAGCAATGGGGTACATAAGACGGGGTGATCTTGATCCCGAAATTGAGAAAGTGCTTTTTGAGCTTGCGCCTGGAAACTACAGCGATATCATCGAAATCAATGACAGCTTCCATATCTTCTTTGTGGAAGAGCATTTGCAACCTCGTTTGAAGGAACTCTCTGAGGTTAAAGAGGAGATAATTGCCCGCTTGACTCCTCAGAAACAGCAAGAGGCTTTCGAGAAATGGATTGAAGAGTTGAAGAACAAGGCTGAAATTGCCATAATAGAAGAAAACCTGCCTTCTGGTGGGAATGCCGAGGGTTCGAGAGCCCAATGAGAGAGGTTCTTCGGGATCTTGTTCGAAAAGCTCGGAATGGTGAGTATCTCGAGATCCGTCTGGAGCACATCGTAACTACGCATATCCGGGTTCATAACGGTATTGTGGAAAGGGCAAGGGTTGCTGAAGAGAGAGGTGGATCGGTTCGTATCCTCCATCCGAAGACGAGTTGGTGGTTTCTGAGTTTTCAGGAATGGGAAGGGCTTGAAGAGAAGGTTGAGCTTGGGATTCGGTCTGTTCTCCTTCTTCCCAGAGGTGCAACGGATGTAGCCCGAGGAGGAGCATTTGAGGACGAAGTGGTTTTCTCTCCTCTTGAGGATTTTCGGGAAAAGCCTCTTGAGGAGAAAATCCGGCTCCTCCTTGAGTACGCGCGTATTATGCAGGAGGCCTCTCCTTTTGTGGTGAGTTCTGTTGTGGAGTACCGCGATGAGTGGCGTAACGTGTACTTTGCGAACTCTGAGGGAGCGTTGCTCTTTTCCGAAAGACCGGATATTTCTCTGAGCTTTGTGGCCACGGCGCGTTCGGGAGACCAGGTCGAGGTGTACCGTGATGGTGTGGCAGGAAAGGCAGGATTTGAGCTCGTGCGAAATCGCGAGCCCCTTGCTCAGAGGGTGAGCAAGCAGGCCGAAGCGCTCCTTCGGGCTCGTCCTTTCCCGGGTGGAGTGTACGATGTGGTTCTCGATCCGGTCCTGGCAGGCGTTTTCATTCACGAAGCCTTTGGACACCTGAGCGAGGCCGATTTTCTTTCCCGGAACGAACGGCTCCAAAAGCTCATGGTGCTGGGGAAGCAGATTGCTTCCCCAGTGCTTTCTGTGTTTGACGATGGGAGTCTTGAGCATCTCCGGGGAGCTTCCCCATACGATGACGAGGGAGTACGAACGCAACGAACCTACCTCATAAAGGAGGGTTACCTCTCTGGAAGGCTCCATTCTCGAGAAACGGCTTTCCTTCTCGGTGAATCACCAACGGGGAACGCCCGCACTGTTTCGTACCGCTTTCCACCCATTGTGCGGATGACAAATACGGGAATTGAAGCAGGAGAAATGTCTCCTGATGAGCTTTTTACCGACATTAAGCATGGTCTTTATGCTGTTGAGTACGTGGGTGGAAACACGGCTCTTGAGCTTTTTACCTTTTCTCCTGCCTATGGGTACATCATAGAACATGGAAAAATAGGGGAAATGGTGAAGGACTTTGTGCTCAGTGGAAATCTCTTTCAGACTCTTGGTAAAATAGACGCAGTAGCTAACGATTTCCGCTGGACCGAACTGGGCTGGTGTGGGAAAGGAGTACAAGTTGGTCTTCCCACGCCAACCGGAAGTCCTCACGTCCGGCTCAGAGGTGTACTTGTGGGAGGTCAAGGCCATGCTTGAGATTGTGAGAGTTGCAAAAGAAAAGGGTCTTCAGGCCGATCTCTTTGTGCAGAAGATCCAGGATAAACACATAGAGTATGAGGCTGGGATTTTTAAGGGATACACGGCTGGGGAACATATAGGATGTGGTCTTCGGGTTATTCGCCCTGATAAGCGTCTTGGTTTCTATGCTTTTACTCCTCCCTTTGTTCCCAGCGAAGTTGTGGAGAGGGCCCTTGAAGTGAGTACCTTTGGTGACGTGGTGGAATTTTCCCTTCCCTCGTATCCTTCCACAACGGAATGGAGAGATTTTGTCGACCCACGCCTTGAAAACCTCACGGTGCAAGAGATGGCCGAACTCGGTCAGTACCTCGTTGAACACCTGAGAGCAGCGCATCCTGAGGTTCTCGTCAATGTTTCCGTCTCGGCCGGGAAAGAGGAGCGGGCACTCTACAATCACCACGAAGAAGAACTGCGCTTCCAGCGTACCTTCTTCCGGATTTCGGTCGAAGCTACTCGAGTGGAAGAGGACGACATCCTTACCGTATACGCCGAAAGAGGTTGGGGAAATAGGGATATCGACGTTGAGGACCTTGTCAAGGAAGTGCAGTTGAAGCTTGATCTCTCTGCTCGTGTTGTCCCGATTGCAAGTGGTCAGTATCCAGTGCTCTTTACTCCCCATGGGTGCATGGTCTTTCTGTACCCACTCCTTTACGGTTTGAATGGTCGCAACATCGTCTTCGGCAAGTCTCCTCTTAAGGACAAGATTGGCAAGGTCGTTTTTTCCTCTCTCTTCTCCCTCTTTGAGGTTCCTCAGGAGTCCTGGGCTCTTGGTTCGTGCCCCTTTGACGACGAGGGAATCCTTACTCCGGAGGAGCGTCCTCTTGTTGAGAGTGGCAAGATAGAGGATGGTTTTTGGGATCTGTGGAGCGCGGCAAAGGCAAAAAGAAGGGGCACAGCGAGTGGTTTCCGCCGTTCTCCCTGGGATTTGCCTGAGCCAGGTTTCAGCGTCCTTAGAATCAAAAGCGGGTTGCGGGATCGAGAGACCCTCGTCGAAGAGATTGAAGAGGGTCTCGTTGTCGATAGTCTCCTTGGCCTTGGCCAGAGCAATATTGCCTCGGGGGTTTTTTCCTGCGGCGTGCAGCTTGGCTTCTACGTAAAGGACGGAGAGATTCAAGGGCGCGTTAAGAATGTCATGATCAGTGGTAATGCGTATGAAGTTCTCAAAAATATCAAGGAAATTTCTCGAGATTCCCAGTGGGTACAGGGAAGCATCCTTGCTCCCTATGTCCTTGCTGAACCCATCCAGGTGAGCGCTACAGAAAGGTAACGGGGAAGGTGAAACACTCCATGTTCCAGCCTCTTGCAAAACTGAGCTCTCTGCCAAAAGAGGAAGAGCGGATTCTCTCCTTTTGGAAAGAACGAAGAATCTTTGAAAAGACGCTCAAGGAACGAGAGGGGAATCCTCGATTCGTCTTTTACGAAGGTCCACCAACAGCCAACGGGTATCCCCATGCAGGGCATGTCATCGGACGGAGCATCAAGGATCTTGTTCCCCGCTACAAGACGATGTGCGGGTTTTACGTGCCCCGAAAGGCGGGTTGGGATACTCACGGGCTTCCGGTTGAACTTGAAGTTGAAAAAGAGCTGGGAATCAAGGGTAAGCAGGACATTGAGCAATTTGGTGTAGAGGCATTCAATGCCAAATGCAAGGAAAGTGTCTTCAAGTACATACGGGAGTGGGAAAGGCTTACCGAGCGAATGGGAATATGGATGGACCTCGAGCACCCTTACATTACCTGCACCAATGAGTACATCGAAAGCCTCTGGTGGATCCTGAAGCAGCTCTGGGAGCGGGGTTTGCTCTATCAAGGGTACAAGGTCCTTCCATACTGTCCTCGTTGTGGTACTTCCCTCTCGAGTCATGAGGTTGCGCTGGGGTACCGAGAGGTTGACGATCCCTCAGTATACGTGAAGTTTGCTCTGAGGGGGAAGGAGAATACCTTTTTCCTCGTGTGGACAACCACGCCCTGGACGCTTGTGGCCAATGTGGCACTCGCAGTGGGGAAAGACCTTGACTATGTGGAGGTCGAGAGTGAAAGGAGAGAGCGATTCATCCTTGGAAAGGCGAGTGCTGCAAGGCTCTTTGGGGAGAAGAGCGTTCAAGTCCTTAGGGAGATGAAAGGCGAGGAGCTTCTTGGCCTTGAGTACGAGCCCCTCATGCCCTTTGTACGTGCTGAAAAGGGCTATAGGGTTTTTGCGGGAGATTTTGTCTCTACGGAGGAGGGCACAGGCATTGTCCATATTGCGCCGGCTTTCGGCGAAGACGATATGCGTCTTGCGCAGAAGGAAGGTCTTTCTGTACTTCAACCCGTCCGCCCCGATGGGACCTATGACGATAGCGTGACCCCATGGAAGGGCATGTGGGTGAAAGACGCGGATCCTCATATCATCGAGTACCTTCGTCGTGAGGGGAAACTCTTCCGTAGAGAAACGTACCGTCACTCCTATCCCTTCTGCTGGCGCTGTGATACGCCCCTTCTGTACTACGCCAAGGAAAGTTGGTTCATCCGCACAACGGCCTTTCGGGACCTTCTCCTTGAGAACAACCAGAAAATCAACTGGGTACCGGAACACATTCGGGATGGCCGCTTCGGGGATTTCCTTGAGAATGTTGTGGACTGGGCTCTCTCAAGAGAGCGGTACTGGGGTACACCGCTCAACATTTGGCGATGCAAAACCTGTAGCTTTACAGAGGCCATAGGGTCCCTTGACGAACTCCGCTCCCGCTCTCTCTCCCAACTTGGGGAAATCGAGCTCCACCGCCCCTATGTGGATCGGGTGGTCCTTTCCTGTCCTTCCTGTGGTGGCACCATGCAGAGGGTTCCAGAGGTCATCGATTGCTGGTTTGATTCAGGAGCAATGTTTGTCGCTCAGCACCACTATCCTTTTGAGAATCAAGAAGAGTTTGCACAAAGCTTCCCTGCTGATTTCATCTGCGAAGCCATCGATCAGACCCGAGGGTGGTTCTACAGCCTCCATGTGCTGGCAAGTATCCTCTTTGGGAGCCCTGCCTTCCGGAACTGCCTTGTAACAGAGCTTGGCCTCGACGAAAAGGGGCAAAAAATGAGCAAGCACATTGGAAACGTTGTGAACCCCTGGGACCTCGTAGAGACGTACGGAGCCGATGTGCTCCGATGGTATGTTTTTTCTGTTTCTCCTCCTTGGGTACCGAAGCGCTTCGGGAAAGTTCACCTGAGAGAGGTTGTGAGCAGATTCTTTGACACGCTCTGGAATGTTTACACCTTTTTTGCTCTCTATGCCAACATCGATGGTTTTTCTCCCTCCTCTTTTGCCTTGGAGGAGGGAAGGAAAAACCTCCTGGATCGCTGGCTCGTGCATGCCTTCTTTCGGCTGGTGAAGGAAGTTCGGGAGAATTTGGAACGTTTTGAGATTTCGAAAGCGGCAAAGGCCATTGAAGAGTTTGTCGTAGAAGATCTCAGCAACTGGTACATTCGCCGTTCACGGAGGCGCTTCTGGAAATCCCAGTGGGATGCGGAAAAAAAAGAAGCGTACATGACGTTGTACAGCGTTCTCCTTGAGCTTACGAAGCTCCTTGCTCCCTTTACTCCCTTCACCTCGGAAATTCTCTACCAGAATCTCACCGCTCCCCTTTTGGAGAAGCGAGAAAGCGTTCATCTTGAGATGTATCCTGAAGTGCTGGAAGAGCGTATTGACTGGGAACTCCTGAGATCCATGGATGTGGCTCGCCGATTGGTCAATCTTGGAAGAGCGGTCCGAAACAAAGCAGGTGTTAAACTCCGCCAGCCACTACGAAGTGCGATTCTCGTTGTGCCTGAGGCAGATGAGCTTCGCGTTCGGGTTTTTGCCGATATCATCCGGGATGAGCTCAATGTCAAGCGTATCGAATGGGTTCAAGAGTTACCGGAGTACATCACGGTACGCCTGAAGCCGAAATTCGCTCTTCTTGGTCCCCGGTACGGGGAGAGAGTTAAGGAGATAGCAAAGGCTCTTGCAAGTTGTTCTCAGGAGGTTGCTCGGAGGCTTGTTCGGGAAGGAAGGCTTACGCTCCCTCTGAGTGGAGGAGATGTAACCCTCAATCGAGATGAAGTCGAGGTAATCCTTGAAAGCCACGGCCATGTTTCTGTGGAGAGCGAAGGTCAGTACGCGGTGATTCTCGATACAGCTCTTGATGAGGAGCTCCGGGAAGAAGGGCTGGTACGGGATTTCGTGCATGCCATCCAGATGTGGCGCAAGGATCTGGGTCTTGAGGTTGAGGAACGGATTGCCCTCCTTCTTTCGAAAGATTCCGATCCCTACCTTCTTGGGATTGTGGAGCGTTACCGAGAGTTCATTCAGGAGGAGGTCTTGGCCCAGAGTCTCTCCGTAGCCGAGATTCCTGAAGATGTGGAGGTTGTTCGGGAGTTCCACCTCGATGGGAAAAGGGCTCTCTTGAGCATAAGGAGGATGGTATGAGGGGTAAGAAACAATGTGGCCTTAGGGCGCTCCTTTTCGGACTTTTCCTCTTTGCAGGAATTCAGGGTGTTGCCCTGGGTGCCACCTACCACGAGGTCCGGGAAGGAGAGAACCTGTGGGTTATCTCGCGTCGGTACGGTGTTCCTCTTTCAAAGCTTTTTGAGCTCAATGGACTTTCGGAAAAGAGCGTCCTCCATCCGGGAATGAAAATTCTCATCGATGGCGAACGCGATGCCCAAAGCGGCAACCTCCTGTACGAAGTG from Candidatus Caldatribacterium sp. includes the following:
- a CDS encoding isoleucine--tRNA ligase; its protein translation is MFQPLAKLSSLPKEEERILSFWKERRIFEKTLKEREGNPRFVFYEGPPTANGYPHAGHVIGRSIKDLVPRYKTMCGFYVPRKAGWDTHGLPVELEVEKELGIKGKQDIEQFGVEAFNAKCKESVFKYIREWERLTERMGIWMDLEHPYITCTNEYIESLWWILKQLWERGLLYQGYKVLPYCPRCGTSLSSHEVALGYREVDDPSVYVKFALRGKENTFFLVWTTTPWTLVANVALAVGKDLDYVEVESERRERFILGKASAARLFGEKSVQVLREMKGEELLGLEYEPLMPFVRAEKGYRVFAGDFVSTEEGTGIVHIAPAFGEDDMRLAQKEGLSVLQPVRPDGTYDDSVTPWKGMWVKDADPHIIEYLRREGKLFRRETYRHSYPFCWRCDTPLLYYAKESWFIRTTAFRDLLLENNQKINWVPEHIRDGRFGDFLENVVDWALSRERYWGTPLNIWRCKTCSFTEAIGSLDELRSRSLSQLGEIELHRPYVDRVVLSCPSCGGTMQRVPEVIDCWFDSGAMFVAQHHYPFENQEEFAQSFPADFICEAIDQTRGWFYSLHVLASILFGSPAFRNCLVTELGLDEKGQKMSKHIGNVVNPWDLVETYGADVLRWYVFSVSPPWVPKRFGKVHLREVVSRFFDTLWNVYTFFALYANIDGFSPSSFALEEGRKNLLDRWLVHAFFRLVKEVRENLERFEISKAAKAIEEFVVEDLSNWYIRRSRRRFWKSQWDAEKKEAYMTLYSVLLELTKLLAPFTPFTSEILYQNLTAPLLEKRESVHLEMYPEVLEERIDWELLRSMDVARRLVNLGRAVRNKAGVKLRQPLRSAILVVPEADELRVRVFADIIRDELNVKRIEWVQELPEYITVRLKPKFALLGPRYGERVKEIAKALASCSQEVARRLVREGRLTLPLSGGDVTLNRDEVEVILESHGHVSVESEGQYAVILDTALDEELREEGLVRDFVHAIQMWRKDLGLEVEERIALLLSKDSDPYLLGIVERYREFIQEEVLAQSLSVAEIPEDVEVVREFHLDGKRALLSIRRMV
- a CDS encoding TldD/PmbA family protein — encoded protein: MREVLRDLVRKARNGEYLEIRLEHIVTTHIRVHNGIVERARVAEERGGSVRILHPKTSWWFLSFQEWEGLEEKVELGIRSVLLLPRGATDVARGGAFEDEVVFSPLEDFREKPLEEKIRLLLEYARIMQEASPFVVSSVVEYRDEWRNVYFANSEGALLFSERPDISLSFVATARSGDQVEVYRDGVAGKAGFELVRNREPLAQRVSKQAEALLRARPFPGGVYDVVLDPVLAGVFIHEAFGHLSEADFLSRNERLQKLMVLGKQIASPVLSVFDDGSLEHLRGASPYDDEGVRTQRTYLIKEGYLSGRLHSRETAFLLGESPTGNARTVSYRFPPIVRMTNTGIEAGEMSPDELFTDIKHGLYAVEYVGGNTALELFTFSPAYGYIIEHGKIGEMVKDFVLSGNLFQTLGKIDAVANDFRWTELGWCGKGVQVGLPTPTGSPHVRLRGVLVGGQGHA
- a CDS encoding TldD/PmbA family protein, translating into MLEIVRVAKEKGLQADLFVQKIQDKHIEYEAGIFKGYTAGEHIGCGLRVIRPDKRLGFYAFTPPFVPSEVVERALEVSTFGDVVEFSLPSYPSTTEWRDFVDPRLENLTVQEMAELGQYLVEHLRAAHPEVLVNVSVSAGKEERALYNHHEEELRFQRTFFRISVEATRVEEDDILTVYAERGWGNRDIDVEDLVKEVQLKLDLSARVVPIASGQYPVLFTPHGCMVFLYPLLYGLNGRNIVFGKSPLKDKIGKVVFSSLFSLFEVPQESWALGSCPFDDEGILTPEERPLVESGKIEDGFWDLWSAAKAKRRGTASGFRRSPWDLPEPGFSVLRIKSGLRDRETLVEEIEEGLVVDSLLGLGQSNIASGVFSCGVQLGFYVKDGEIQGRVKNVMISGNAYEVLKNIKEISRDSQWVQGSILAPYVLAEPIQVSATER
- a CDS encoding peptidyl-prolyl cis-trans isomerase translates to MRMRMKTWKLLFVVFLLLVVWKAALAEEVTPSASPEAQETERKIVAEVNGEPIYLEDLERIWNNLPEAYRTQFPGGMRDLLEQFIRQLLLLQEARRIGLDSDPQVLQQIEEAKKQILIREIIKREIIDKVQVSEEEIQKEYNENPTQYTEPEQVKAKHIMVSSKEKAEEILAELQTGRPFEEVAREKSESPDALSGGAMGYIRRGDLDPEIEKVLFELAPGNYSDIIEINDSFHIFFVEEHLQPRLKELSEVKEEIIARLTPQKQQEAFEKWIEELKNKAEIAIIEENLPSGGNAEGSRAQ